The Actinocorallia herbida DNA window CCTCCGCCAGATCCCCAACAGCGGCAACGCGGCGTCGGGCATTTTCAGCCCGGAGGCGCTGAAGAAGAACGGCCAGGACGGCCTCGCCCTCGACCCGGTCGGCACCGGCCCGTTCACGTTCCAGGAGCGGGTCCGCGGCGACCACACCACGCTCGTGCGCAACCCGGACTACTGGGGTCCGCGTCCCCACCTGGACAAGGTGATCTTCAAGCCGATCGGCGACGACCAGAGCCGCGTCGCCGCCTTGCGCAGCGGCGAGGTCGACTTCATCAGCCGGGTCCCACCGGACTCCGTGCAGACGCTGGAGCAGGCCGGCTTCGACGTGCCGAAGAACGAGGGCGTCCCGCAGATCATCTACTACAAGTACAACTTCAAGAACACCTACCTCCAGGACAGGCGCGTCCGGCAGGCGATCATCCACGCGATCGACCGGGCGCAGCTCGCCGAGAAGATCTACAAGGGCCACGCCAAGGCGGCGACCTCGATCATCAACCAGGGAAACGAGGCGTACGACCCGGCGGCCGTCGACTACCCCTACGACCCCGAGGCGGCGAAGAAGCTGATCGCCGAGGCCGGGTACGAGCCGGGCGAGATCAAGTTCACGATCCTCAGCGACACCACCGGCCAGCCCACCGCCGAGTTCATCCAGCAGGGCCTCAAGAACGTCGGCGTCGACGCCCAGATCGAGTCCTTCGAGTGGATCACCTTCGGGACGCGCGCGGCGAACCTCACCCCGACCGACGGACTGATCCTCGGCGAATGGGGCTACGTCGCCCCGAACTGGGTCCAGATCGCGCACAACTACAACGTCGCGGTGCCCGGCGGAGACAAGTACTCCGACACCAGTGGCGACACCCTCAAGGCGATCGAGGCGGCCGCGCACAACAGCGACCCCGCCAAGGCGAAGGACCTGTGGCAGGAGGCCGCCCAGACCTGGGCGAAGGACGCGACGGTCATCCCGGTCCTGTCGTTCAACCGGTACTACGCGGTCTCCCCGCGCGTCGGCGGGTTCGTGTGGCCGCAGCAGGACCACTACGACCTGTCCCGCGTGTGGGTGGCGGACTGACCATGGCACGTCGAATCCTGTGGCGGCTGACGGGCCTGGTCCCGATGCTCTTCATCATCAGCCTGCTGGTGTTCTTCATCTCCAAGGCCGGCCCCGCCGACCCGGTCAAGGGCGCGCTCAGCCAGAAGATGTCGCCGGAGCAGATCGAGCAGATCCGGCAGGCCTACGGCCTGGATCGGCCCGCCTGGCAGCAGTACGCGGGCTGGCTCGGGGACATGGTCACCGACGGCGGCGGCATCTCGCTCAGCGTGCGGAGCCCCGTGTCCGAACTCGTCTACCCGGCGTTCCGCAACACCCTCATCCTGGGGGCTGCCGCCACGCTGCTGACCGTCGTGCTCGGCGTGGCGATCGGGTTCGCCTCCGGCCTGCGGCACGGCAGGCCGACCGACCGGATCGCCATGCTGTTCGTGCAGATCGGGAGCAACCTGCCGATCTACTGGTTCGGACTGATCATCATCTGGCTCACCGCGGTCCGGTGGCAGTGGCTGCCCGCGGGCGGCATGCACGACCTGCGCGGCGAGGGCGGGTTCGGCGACCTGCTGCTGCACCTGATCGCTCCGGCCTTCGCGGCGTCGCTGGTGTCGATGCTCATCATCGCCAGGTTCGTCCGGGCGGCGGTGATCGAGAGCGAGCAGTCGGACTACATCCGCACCTACCGCTCCCAGGGCTTCGGCCGGGCCGCGATCGTCGGCAGGCACATCGGCCGCAACGTGCTGCCGCCGATCGTCAACACCACGGGCCTCACGGTCGGCTCGGTGATCACCGGGGTGGTCTTCGTCGAGACGATCTTCTCCTGGCCGGGGATCGGGAGCGTCCTGCTCAACGCGATAGCCGGGTCGGACTACCCCGTCATCCAGTCGGGCATCCTGCTGGTCGCGGTGACGTTCGTGCTCGTCAACCTGGTCACCGACATCGCGCTGGACCTGCTGAACCCGCGGCTCAGGCACGGTGGCGCATGACGGCGATCCTCGCGGACGACCAGGTCCGCAAGACCCCGCCGCGGCTGCGCCGCTCGGCCCTCGCACGGTTCGCCCGCAACCGGGAGGCCGTGCTCGGGCTCTTGGTGCTCGCGCTCGTCGTGCTGGTCTCGGTGCTCGCCCCGTGGTTGGCCCCGCACGACCCGAACGCGGGCGACGCGGAGAACGTGCTCGCGCCGATCGGGTCGGCCGGGCATCTGCTGGGGACCGACGACCAGGGCAGGGACGTGCTCAGCCGGGTCGTCCACGGCGGGCGGAGCGCCCTCATGGTGTCGACCGCCGCCGTGGCAGTCGCCCTGGTCGCGGGAACCGCGCTCGGGCTGTTCGCCGCCTTCGCGGGACGGCGGGTCTCCGGCGTGCTGATGCGGGTCGTCGACCTCATGTTCGCGTTCCCGGTGATCCTCGTGGCGCTCTCGCTCGCCGCGGTGCTCCGGCCGGGCTCGTGGGTGCTGATCGGCACGGTCGTCTTCGCCGCGCTGCCCTACGTCACCCGCATCGTCTTCGCCGAGGCGAAGGTCGAGCGGGAGAAGGACTACGTCGAGGCGGCCCGCTCCCTCGGCGCGTCCGAGTCCGCCGTCGTGTGGACCGAGGTGCTGCCCAACCTCGTCTCCTCCGTGGTGATCTACGGGACCAGCCTCGTCGGGGTGAACATCGTGTTCACCGCGAGCCTCAGCGCGCTCGGCCTGGGCATCCAGCCGCCCGACCCGGACTGGGGCCGCATGATCTCCGAAGGCGCGAAGGTCCTGGTGACGGGCAACCCGGGCGTCGCCACCTTCCCCGCCGCCGCCATCCTGCTCGTCGCCCTGGCCTTCAACTGGCTCGGCGACGGACTGCGCGACGTCCTCAACCCGTGAAGGCGACAGACATGACGACACCCATCCTCAGCGTCGCCGGACTCGGCGTCGACTTCACGCTGCCCGGCGCCGTGGTCCACGCGGTCCGGGGCGTCGACCTCGAACTCCGGCCCGGCGAGGTGCTGGCGCTCGTCGGCGAGTCCGGATCGGGCAAGAGCGTGACGGCCGCGGCGATCCTCGGCCTGCTGCCGCGCGAGGCGCGCGTGACGTCCGGGGCGATCCGTTTCCGCGGCGACGACCTGGTCGGCCTTCCCGAGCGGCGCCTCAACGTCCACCGGGGCTCCGGCATCGGGATGATCTTCCAGAATCCGGTCACCTCGCTCGATCCGTCGTTCACGATCGGCAGCCAGCTCGGCGACACCGCCCGGCTCCACCTCGGCGTCTCCCGCAGGGCGGCGACGGGCGTCGCGCGGGAGTGGCTGGAACGCGTGCGGATCGACGACCCGGACCGCGTGCTCAAGGCGTATCCGCACGAGCTGAGCGGGGGCATGCGGCAGCGCGTCATGATCGCGCTCGCCGGGCTGTCGAAGCCCGCCGTGCTCATCGCCGACGAGCCGACCACCGCGCTCGACGCCACGGTGCAGAAGCAGATCCTCGACCTGCTGCTCGACCTGTCCGGCGAGACGGAGACCGCGGTCCTGCTCATCACGCATGACTTCGGGGTCGTCGCGCACACCAGCACGCGGGTCGCGGTGATGCGCGAGGGCGTCATCGTCGAGACGGGGGAGACCGACCGGGTGCTGCGCGCGCCGTCGCACGCCTACACGCGCACGCTGATCGACGCGGTGCCCGAGATCGGGCAGCGCGGGCTCCACCCGGGCGGGGCGCGCCGGCTGCTCGGCGGCGAGCCCCGCACGCAGCGCGTCCACCTGACGCAGCGGCGCGCGACGCCGCCGCCGGAGACCCCCGCGCGGAGGGAGGACCGGCCGATCCTCGAACTCCGCGACGTGTCCAAGGAGTTCGTGCTCGGCGGTCTCGGCACCGGCCGGCACAGGTCGGCGGTGCGGGCCGTCGACGGCGTGTCCTTGAGCCTGCGGCGCGGGGAGACCTTCGGCCTCATCGGCGAGTCCGGCTCGGGCAAGTCCACCCTCGCCCGGCTCGCGGGCGCGCTCATCCCGCTGACGGCCGGATCGGTCGTGTTCGACGGCGCCGACGTCGCCGCCGCGGACGCCGAGGGCAGGCGTGACCTGCGCCGCCGCTTCCAGTACGTGTTCCAGGACGCGGCCACCGCGCTCAACCCCCGCCTCAAGGTCGGCGACCAGATCGCCCGGCCGCTCCTGCGGCTCGGCAAGGCCGCGAACCGCAAGGCGGCCGAGGATCTGACGGGCAGGGCACTCGACCTGGTCGGCCTGAGCGCCGGATACGCCGACCGCTACCCCCGCGAGTTCTCCGGTGGCCAGCGCCAGCGGGTCGGCATCGCGCGGGCCATCGCCCTCGAACCCGACCTGCTGATCCTCGACGAGCCCACCTCCGCCCTCGACGTCTCGACCCAGGCGACCGTCCTGAACCTGCTCCTGGACCTCAAGGACGAACTCGACCTCACCTACCTGTTCATCGGCCACAACCTCGCGATCATCGAGTTCGTCTGCGACCGCGTCGGCGTCATGCGCGGCGGCTCGCTGGTCGAGACGTTCCCGGCCGACGACCTCTTCCATCCCGAACGCCATCCGGCCACCCGCACCCTGCTCGACGCGGTCCTGCCCGTCGGTGTCGGCGCGTTCGCAGCCAAGGAGACCTCATGACCACCCCGCTGATCCTCAACGCCGTCGAGATGAACACCGCGGGCCACCTCGCGTTCGGCCTGTGGCGGCGGCACGCCGAGACGGCACGCGAGTACACCGACGTCGAGTACTGGGTCGAGCTCGGCCGGGTGCTGGAGGGGAGCGGCTTCGACGCCCTGTTCCTCGCCGACGCGCTCGGCCAGCTCGACATCTACGAGCGCTCGGCCGACCGTTCGCTCATCGACGCCGTCCAGACCCCGCTGGACGACCCGCTGCTGGTCGTATCGGCGATCGCCGCGACCACCCGCACCCTGGGCGTCGGCGTCACGGTCTCGACGACCTACGAGCACCCGTACCTGCTCGCCCGGAAGTTCAGCACGCTCGACCACCTCACCCGGGGGCGGATCGGCTGGAACATCGTCACCTCCCAGCTCGACAGCGCCGCGCGCAACCTCGGCCTGGCGCGGCAGCTCCCGCACGACCAGCGCTACGAGCTCGGCCAGGAGTTCCTCGACGTCGTCTACAAGCTCTGGGAGGGCTCGTGGGACGACGGCGCGGTCGTCAAGGACCGGGCACGGGGGGTCTACGCCGATCCCGCGAAGGTGCACGCGATCGGCCACGCGGGCGAGTACTTCTCCGTGCCGAGCGCGCATCTGTCCGAGCCGTCGGCCCAGCGCACGCCCGTCCTCTTCCAGGCGGGCTCCTCCCCTCGGGGACGCGCCTTCGCGGCCCGCAACGCCGAGGTGGTCTTCGTCGCGGGGGTCGAGCCGCCGGTGCTGCGCCGGAACATCGAGGACATCAGGCGGCTCGCGCGGCTGGAGGGCAGGGACCCCGGCGCGATTCGGTTCCTCGGGCTCGCGACCGTCATCGCGGACGCGACCGACGCCGCGGCCGAGGCCAAGCTGCGCGACTACCAGCGCTACCGGAGCGTCGAGGGCGCGATCGCGCACTTCTCGGCCATCACCGGGATCGACTGGGGGCAGTACGACCTGGACACGCCCCTGGAGTACCTGGAGACCGACAGCAACCGGTCGATCCTCGCGAGCGTCACGAAGGACGCGCCGGACCGGTCGTGGACCCTCCGGAAGCTCTTCGGCTCCGCGGAGTCGGTCGGAGGCTACGGGGCGCCCATCGTCGGGAGCGGCACGACCGTCGCCGACCGGCTGGAGGAGCTCGCCGCGGAATCGGGGCTGGACGGCTTCAACATCGCGGGCGCCGTCGCGATCGAGGACTACCGGGCGTTCGGCGAGCACGTGACCCCCGTCCTCGCCGAGCGCGGACGAGTCCGGGACAAGGTGCCGGGCCGGACGCTGCGCGAGTCCCTGTTCGGCGCGTCGCCGCTGCTCCCCGCCGACCATCCCGGAGCGCGCTACCGGGGCGCCTTCGCCGGGCTGCCTTCGGCCGCCCCCTCCCTCCTCACCGCCGACAGCACGAAGGGCTGACCATGACCATCGTCGACGCCTCCGCCGACACGACCTACCTCCGCCCGGCCACGGCCACCGACGACGAGCTCGCCACCTTGTTCCAGCCGGTGTTCGACCGCGTCGCGGCGGGCAACGTCGCCCGTGAGAAGGAACGGATCCTCCCGTACGAACAGGTCGACTGGCTCAAGGAGGCGGGTTTCGGGCGGGTGCGGATCCCCGTCGAGTTCGGTGGCTTCGGCGCCTCGCTGGAGCAGACGTTCGCGCTGCTCGCCGCGCTGGCCGAGGCCGACCCGAACGTCTCCCACATCTGGCGGAACCACCTCGCGTTCGTCGAGGACCGGCTGAACGCCGTGCCGTCGGAGACGAACGACCGGTGGATCCGGCGGTTCCTGGACGGCGAGTTCGTCGGCGGCGGGTGGACCGAGGCGAACAACGGGACCTTCGCCGACCTCAAGACCACGGTCCGCGCGGACGGCGACCGCTGGCTCGTCAGCGGCGCCAAGTTCTACGCCACGGGCAGCCTGTACGCCGACTGGCTGGACGTGCTCGGCAAGGGCGACGGCGACACCGTGCTGACCGCGCTCGTCCGGCGCACCGACCCGGGCGTCCGCCTCGTCGACGACTGGACGGGCTTCGGCCAGCGCGCGACCGCGAGCGGCACCGCCGAGTACACCGACGTCCCGGCCGAACACGGCGACGTCTTCCCGGCCGGGGAGCGGTTCGCCTACCAGGGGCACTTCTACCAGACCGCCATGCTGTCGGTCCTGGTCGGCATCGCCCGCGCGGCCCAGCGCGACGGGATCGCCGCGCTGAGGGCACGCGGTCGCAACTACCCGCAGGCGCTCGATCCGGTGCCCGCCGCCGACGCGCAGCTGCTCCAGGTCGTCGGGCAGGTGTCGGTGCACGTGTTCGCCGCCGAGGCCGCCCTCAGCAGATCCTCGCGCACCCTCGACCACGTCGCCGCGGCACACGCCGCGGGCGACGCCGACGCGCGCAAGGACCGCGTGCTGCGGGCCG harbors:
- a CDS encoding ABC transporter substrate-binding protein translates to MTTSRRAFLGWTAGLAASALVAACGGGTSGTTTAGSQPRDGGTLIVGQYQEVTQFDPNRQYSWETWRIDRNIYETLVDEDLTSPTGVPKIIPKLATSWEVSDDATTYTFKLRQGVKFSDGTPFDAEAVRFNVRRFTDPEFEYYDKVSAATMSLVYADLAKFEVVDAFTVRYTFEHPFLDFLRQIPNSGNAASGIFSPEALKKNGQDGLALDPVGTGPFTFQERVRGDHTTLVRNPDYWGPRPHLDKVIFKPIGDDQSRVAALRSGEVDFISRVPPDSVQTLEQAGFDVPKNEGVPQIIYYKYNFKNTYLQDRRVRQAIIHAIDRAQLAEKIYKGHAKAATSIINQGNEAYDPAAVDYPYDPEAAKKLIAEAGYEPGEIKFTILSDTTGQPTAEFIQQGLKNVGVDAQIESFEWITFGTRAANLTPTDGLILGEWGYVAPNWVQIAHNYNVAVPGGDKYSDTSGDTLKAIEAAAHNSDPAKAKDLWQEAAQTWAKDATVIPVLSFNRYYAVSPRVGGFVWPQQDHYDLSRVWVAD
- a CDS encoding ABC transporter permease, whose protein sequence is MARRILWRLTGLVPMLFIISLLVFFISKAGPADPVKGALSQKMSPEQIEQIRQAYGLDRPAWQQYAGWLGDMVTDGGGISLSVRSPVSELVYPAFRNTLILGAAATLLTVVLGVAIGFASGLRHGRPTDRIAMLFVQIGSNLPIYWFGLIIIWLTAVRWQWLPAGGMHDLRGEGGFGDLLLHLIAPAFAASLVSMLIIARFVRAAVIESEQSDYIRTYRSQGFGRAAIVGRHIGRNVLPPIVNTTGLTVGSVITGVVFVETIFSWPGIGSVLLNAIAGSDYPVIQSGILLVAVTFVLVNLVTDIALDLLNPRLRHGGA
- a CDS encoding ABC transporter permease → MTAILADDQVRKTPPRLRRSALARFARNREAVLGLLVLALVVLVSVLAPWLAPHDPNAGDAENVLAPIGSAGHLLGTDDQGRDVLSRVVHGGRSALMVSTAAVAVALVAGTALGLFAAFAGRRVSGVLMRVVDLMFAFPVILVALSLAAVLRPGSWVLIGTVVFAALPYVTRIVFAEAKVEREKDYVEAARSLGASESAVVWTEVLPNLVSSVVIYGTSLVGVNIVFTASLSALGLGIQPPDPDWGRMISEGAKVLVTGNPGVATFPAAAILLVALAFNWLGDGLRDVLNP
- a CDS encoding dipeptide ABC transporter ATP-binding protein, with amino-acid sequence MTTPILSVAGLGVDFTLPGAVVHAVRGVDLELRPGEVLALVGESGSGKSVTAAAILGLLPREARVTSGAIRFRGDDLVGLPERRLNVHRGSGIGMIFQNPVTSLDPSFTIGSQLGDTARLHLGVSRRAATGVAREWLERVRIDDPDRVLKAYPHELSGGMRQRVMIALAGLSKPAVLIADEPTTALDATVQKQILDLLLDLSGETETAVLLITHDFGVVAHTSTRVAVMREGVIVETGETDRVLRAPSHAYTRTLIDAVPEIGQRGLHPGGARRLLGGEPRTQRVHLTQRRATPPPETPARREDRPILELRDVSKEFVLGGLGTGRHRSAVRAVDGVSLSLRRGETFGLIGESGSGKSTLARLAGALIPLTAGSVVFDGADVAAADAEGRRDLRRRFQYVFQDAATALNPRLKVGDQIARPLLRLGKAANRKAAEDLTGRALDLVGLSAGYADRYPREFSGGQRQRVGIARAIALEPDLLILDEPTSALDVSTQATVLNLLLDLKDELDLTYLFIGHNLAIIEFVCDRVGVMRGGSLVETFPADDLFHPERHPATRTLLDAVLPVGVGAFAAKETS
- a CDS encoding NtaA/DmoA family FMN-dependent monooxygenase (This protein belongs to a clade of FMN-dependent monooxygenases, within a broader family of flavin-dependent oxidoreductases, the luciferase-like monooxygenase (LMM) family, some of whose members use coenzyme F420 rather than FMN.) — protein: MTTPLILNAVEMNTAGHLAFGLWRRHAETAREYTDVEYWVELGRVLEGSGFDALFLADALGQLDIYERSADRSLIDAVQTPLDDPLLVVSAIAATTRTLGVGVTVSTTYEHPYLLARKFSTLDHLTRGRIGWNIVTSQLDSAARNLGLARQLPHDQRYELGQEFLDVVYKLWEGSWDDGAVVKDRARGVYADPAKVHAIGHAGEYFSVPSAHLSEPSAQRTPVLFQAGSSPRGRAFAARNAEVVFVAGVEPPVLRRNIEDIRRLARLEGRDPGAIRFLGLATVIADATDAAAEAKLRDYQRYRSVEGAIAHFSAITGIDWGQYDLDTPLEYLETDSNRSILASVTKDAPDRSWTLRKLFGSAESVGGYGAPIVGSGTTVADRLEELAAESGLDGFNIAGAVAIEDYRAFGEHVTPVLAERGRVRDKVPGRTLRESLFGASPLLPADHPGARYRGAFAGLPSAAPSLLTADSTKG
- a CDS encoding acyl-CoA dehydrogenase family protein; its protein translation is MTIVDASADTTYLRPATATDDELATLFQPVFDRVAAGNVAREKERILPYEQVDWLKEAGFGRVRIPVEFGGFGASLEQTFALLAALAEADPNVSHIWRNHLAFVEDRLNAVPSETNDRWIRRFLDGEFVGGGWTEANNGTFADLKTTVRADGDRWLVSGAKFYATGSLYADWLDVLGKGDGDTVLTALVRRTDPGVRLVDDWTGFGQRATASGTAEYTDVPAEHGDVFPAGERFAYQGHFYQTAMLSVLVGIARAAQRDGIAALRARGRNYPQALDPVPAADAQLLQVVGQVSVHVFAAEAALSRSSRTLDHVAAAHAAGDADARKDRVLRAEVATAQAQLAIIEAALQVTTTVFDALGASGVSERLLLDRHWRNARTLASHNPRVYKARILGDWLVNATDPVPDLAAFGRGGQGD